In Biomphalaria glabrata chromosome 11, xgBioGlab47.1, whole genome shotgun sequence, the following proteins share a genomic window:
- the LOC106074626 gene encoding uncharacterized protein LOC106074626 — MAAIKQIKHIKKQVKTTIVHSTLEIRASVCTDLSQHECFPSNVRSQMHTLSAFFTRQPFAISSSCSNSTKINPLLSFSLNQQKDEDISRDPGFISLVIHRCLETIGIKSKVVFGERKSDNTHSYEPHVWLVIDGNIIDNCYIEDICETSVRYLQDNVHQCYKECEPDLSILKDIKSIEPAVNFKKCLYFYIKKPDHALALSLNKEQYYNYYFAMIRYMHEHHNAAITGVDPRVRYICWYCERYPKGGKNFISDILVQEIDADQWVDSSCSSSWKFFHCKQCMVASYCDKSCQRNDWNEIHNITCLPRGSVCQSPLSPDDD; from the coding sequence ATGGCAGCTATTAAACAGATCAAGCACATCAAAAAGCAGGTCAAAACTACTATTGTGCATTCCACCTTGGAGATTAGAGCTAGTGTGTGCACTGACCTATCTCAGCACGAGTGCTTCCCCAGCAACGTGAGGTCTCAGATGCACACCTTGTCCGCATTTTTCACCCGGCAACCCTTCGCTATCTCATCCTCCTGCAGCAACAGTACTAAAATCAACCCGCTCCTAAGCTTCAGCCTAAACCAGCAAAAAGATGAGGACATCAGCAGAGACCCTGGCTTTATTTCACTTGTGATACACAGGTGCCTTGAGACTATTGGAATTAAATCTAAAGTAGTTTTTGGTGAGAGAAAGTCTGACAATACTCATTCTTATGAGCCACATGTGTGGCTTGTGATTGATGGCAACATAATAGATAATTGTTATATTGAAGATATTTGTGAAACCAGTGTTCGCTATTTACAGGATAATGTACACCAGTGCTATAAAGAATGTGAACCGGATTTGTCAATATTGAAGGATATTAAATCTATAGAGCCAgctgttaattttaaaaaatgcctttacttttatattaagAAACCTGACCATGCTCTCGCCTTGAGTTTAAATAAGGAacagtattataattattactttGCTATGATTAGGTATATGCATGAACACCATAATGCTGCCATTACTGGTGTAGATCCAAGAGTGCGCTATATATGCTGGTATTGTGAGAGGTACCCTAAAGGTGGTAAAAATTTTATATCAGACATTTTAGTGCAGGAAATAGATGCTGATCAGTGGGTAGACTCTTCTTGTAGTTCCAGTTGGAAGTTTTTCCACTGTAAGCAATGCATGGTGGCAAGCTATTGCGATAAGTCATGCCAGAGGAATGACTGGAATGAAATTCATAATATTACTTGTTTACCCCGAGGCTCTGTGTGTCAGTCACCACTATCACCTGATGATGACTAA